In the genome of Magnolia sinica isolate HGM2019 chromosome 2, MsV1, whole genome shotgun sequence, one region contains:
- the LOC131236497 gene encoding TOM1-like protein 5 isoform X2, which produces MLMNNCGEHIHRQVIEIGLLPILVKIVKKKLDLPVRERIFLLLDATQTSLGGASGKFPQYYAAYYDLVCAQVQFPPHPRVPPPDVPAPKTDTNNLPVGKPVSPKREGTAQQSPSQTVPDSSIIRKAACAMEVLREVLDAMDPQHPEGATDEFTLDLVEQCSFQKQRVMHLVMTSRDEKVVSQAIELNEQLQKVLTKHDALLSVRPTSTATSFEHEEGDEEEEADRLFRRISKGKACIEDHSDGFPRSLVPVPGERLHRPLIRPLCLEPSEPNAPSPVGLIPPPPAKHIERERFFKERRVDGTTLAGHMRGLSLDSRNGSSSRSTSTDSGE; this is translated from the exons ATGCTGATGAATAATTGTGGGGAACATATTCACAGGCAGGTGATCGAGATTGGACTTCTCCCTATACTAGTGAAGATAGTGAAGAAAAAG TTGGATCTGCCAGTACGAGAGAGGATTTTTCTCCTTCTAGATGCCACACAGACATCCCTTGGTGGGGCTTCTGGAAAGTTTCCTCAATATTATGCTGCATATTATGACTTGGTG TGCGCGCAGGTTCAGTTCCCACCACATCCTCGTGTTCCTCCACCAGATGTTCCTGCACCAAAAACTGATACAAATAACTTGCCTGTTGGGAAACCGGTATCTCCAAAACGTGAAGGGACTGCTCAGCAATCACCTTCTCAAACTGTGCCAGACTCTAG TATCATTCGTAAGGCCGCTTGTGCCATGGAGGTTTTAAGAGAAGTTCTTGATGCTATGGACCCTCAACATCCTGAG GGAGCGACAGACGAGTTCACGCTTGATCTTGTGGAGCAATGTTCATTTCAAAAGCAACGAGTAATGCATCTTGTGATGACTTCTCG GGATGAGAAAGTTGTTTCTCAAGCAATCGAACTGAACGAGCAGCTACAGAAAGTACTCACCAAACATGATGCGCTTCTTTCAGTTCGTCCCACATCCACGGCTACTTCTTTTGAGCATGAAGAAggagatgaagaagaggaagcggACCGTCTTTTTCGGAG AATCAGTAAAGGGAAAGCTTGTATTGAAGACCACTCGGATGGTTTTCCAAGATCACTCGTGCCTGTTCCAGGAGAGAGGCTCCACCGGCCACTCATTCGGCCACTGTGTTTAGAGCCATCCGAACCGAATGCTCCATCTCCAGTGGGATTGATTCCTCCGCCCCCAGCCAAACACATTGAGAGGGAGAGATTCTTCAAGGAAAGACGGGTGGATGGTACGACATTGGCAGGTCACATGAGGGGTCTGTCACTGGACAGCCGCAATGGAAGCAGCTCACGAAGCACAAGTACTGATTCTGGTGAGTGA
- the LOC131236497 gene encoding TOM1-like protein 5 isoform X1, giving the protein MAAELVNLATSEKLKEVDWTKNIEICELVARDQGKAKDVIKAIKKRLGNKNSNIQLFAVMLLEMLMNNCGEHIHRQVIEIGLLPILVKIVKKKLDLPVRERIFLLLDATQTSLGGASGKFPQYYAAYYDLVCAQVQFPPHPRVPPPDVPAPKTDTNNLPVGKPVSPKREGTAQQSPSQTVPDSSIIRKAACAMEVLREVLDAMDPQHPEGATDEFTLDLVEQCSFQKQRVMHLVMTSRDEKVVSQAIELNEQLQKVLTKHDALLSVRPTSTATSFEHEEGDEEEEADRLFRRISKGKACIEDHSDGFPRSLVPVPGERLHRPLIRPLCLEPSEPNAPSPVGLIPPPPAKHIERERFFKERRVDGTTLAGHMRGLSLDSRNGSSSRSTSTDSGE; this is encoded by the exons ATGGCAGCCGAGCTTGTGAATTTGGCCACTAGCGAGAAACTGAAGGAGGTGGACTGGACCAAAAACATAGAGATCTGTGAACTAGTTGCACGTGATCAAGG GAAAGCAAAAGATGTTATTAAAGCTATAAAGAAACGATTGGGGAATAAAAACTCAAACATTCAACTTTTTGCTGTTATG TTGTTAGAGATGCTGATGAATAATTGTGGGGAACATATTCACAGGCAGGTGATCGAGATTGGACTTCTCCCTATACTAGTGAAGATAGTGAAGAAAAAG TTGGATCTGCCAGTACGAGAGAGGATTTTTCTCCTTCTAGATGCCACACAGACATCCCTTGGTGGGGCTTCTGGAAAGTTTCCTCAATATTATGCTGCATATTATGACTTGGTG TGCGCGCAGGTTCAGTTCCCACCACATCCTCGTGTTCCTCCACCAGATGTTCCTGCACCAAAAACTGATACAAATAACTTGCCTGTTGGGAAACCGGTATCTCCAAAACGTGAAGGGACTGCTCAGCAATCACCTTCTCAAACTGTGCCAGACTCTAG TATCATTCGTAAGGCCGCTTGTGCCATGGAGGTTTTAAGAGAAGTTCTTGATGCTATGGACCCTCAACATCCTGAG GGAGCGACAGACGAGTTCACGCTTGATCTTGTGGAGCAATGTTCATTTCAAAAGCAACGAGTAATGCATCTTGTGATGACTTCTCG GGATGAGAAAGTTGTTTCTCAAGCAATCGAACTGAACGAGCAGCTACAGAAAGTACTCACCAAACATGATGCGCTTCTTTCAGTTCGTCCCACATCCACGGCTACTTCTTTTGAGCATGAAGAAggagatgaagaagaggaagcggACCGTCTTTTTCGGAG AATCAGTAAAGGGAAAGCTTGTATTGAAGACCACTCGGATGGTTTTCCAAGATCACTCGTGCCTGTTCCAGGAGAGAGGCTCCACCGGCCACTCATTCGGCCACTGTGTTTAGAGCCATCCGAACCGAATGCTCCATCTCCAGTGGGATTGATTCCTCCGCCCCCAGCCAAACACATTGAGAGGGAGAGATTCTTCAAGGAAAGACGGGTGGATGGTACGACATTGGCAGGTCACATGAGGGGTCTGTCACTGGACAGCCGCAATGGAAGCAGCTCACGAAGCACAAGTACTGATTCTGGTGAGTGA